From the Glycine max cultivar Williams 82 chromosome 11, Glycine_max_v4.0, whole genome shotgun sequence genome, the window aTCGTGATTCAAAGTAACTGATCCAGTTATAATGGAAACAAAGAAAATGCATAAACAATATAGGTTTTGTAAATCAAACACACCTAACGTAATATTTTACTCGCTAACACGAGGATATCATAGAAGTCTTTTTCATGTTGAAATTTATCCCCTTTGAAGAAGTCTACGCCACTCACCAATCAATGGTTCCAATTCCATCATCTCTTTCTTTTGCGCACCAGATTCCCTACAATTGAAAAGCAACTACAGGTTGGCGCAGTCACAATCCAACAATTTAAGATAACTTTATCTTATATgtttattaaatgtttcatgATACAACATATAATTGTGAGGGTACAGTCAAAATAAATTCCAGCATAAATTGATATTTGTTCACCCACCCAAGCAACCATTGGATCAAAATGGAGTTGAGAAAAGAACGATGGAACACAGAACGAAACTTGAAGAGCAGGGAGACAGCAGCGGGTAGTTTGAGTTTGGAATTGATGTTTGTATTACAATATTAAAGTACTCTTAATAAGATTACGATATTGGGACGATTATCAACCAATTTATACCTATTAACCTTTATACCATATTATGGCTAATAGACTAAAAAGTGTCACCAATCAGTTGGTAAGAGTTGTGCTCAAAGTAGCTTTGTCTCACAAAGATATTGTAGacgacattatttattattgtccCAGAAGTAATTCATTCCATTAATGATAAAAACAGGATTTATGACCCTTAAAAGGCTTAATATGATGATACTCAAATAATAAGGTTTTTTGGATTGATTCTTCTCTTGTACTTTAAGTCTGTAACaattggaaataaaattatCCAATTCAACCCTCATTCACTCTTCACTCTTTACCCAGGAACAATTCAAAACTTTATTCATGAATAAATAAGAATGTACATAAGAGCATTTATTTATATCCTTTTAATCCAGATTTTCCTTCAATTACTGCTATTCCTATTTTAAGCAACCTATtccttactttttttcttttgtttttgacagCTAATGACTAATTatcttcttaaaataaaatgacaactAACTTACTAATCAAGCCTCTAATTTCACTTATTACAAAGTCTTTCTGTAAAAAATGATAGGCATAATGAAAATTGATCGATGAAACTGTAATGTTATTATGAAATGCATTTCCCTCTCCTAGATGCAGTTATTGTGGCATTCATCGGAGAAACAATAAATGTATGTTGTCGTAGCAGATGCGTACACCTAGGGGattctttattaatttatacaattgttgcatcaaggtCTGTGGAAATCGGTTCAGCTATCCAAAGATTACCATAAACTCTCTCACCtatctcaatttgaaattatcaataattgcCTTGATTTGTTCTGCCAAAGCTGGGGTCAATGTCTCAACAAGATAAAACTTAAGTTTTGTTTTCTAGGAATGTTGGGCAACCTTACAAGATGGAAATTAATCATGTCTTTTGTTAGAAAACATGGTTAAGAAGAGAGAATTGaaagaaaagtataaaaatgaattgaataaTGAAATAGGTAAATTTACAAGGAGTACAATAGGACTTATATAGTCAATCAGAGCAtgcaactaattttttaaatgatgtaaCTAATATGTAACTAACATTTTACATACATATAATGGCTTCCAACAAATAGAATATGACAATTTACTATTAATGGATCATGTTCGCGTGGAATCATCATATCATGAGACCATTATTCATGTTCTTCGGGACCACATTAGGAGAAAGTCCTTTCTTTACTCTAATGTTAACTGGTGTCACACCTTGAGTGAAGGGAATGTGGATGTGGTAGTCTACGAGTAGCAGTAGATCGTTGACTCTGTTTCTGTAGTGGCTTACCTCTCTGGAGTTGCCTTTAGATGGGGTTGCTTTAGTTAGTTCAAATTCTTTGGGTTTTAGCCCCAAAATAACAATATTAcggttaataaaattatttattcaaaaaattgcCAACAAACACATCTGAAGATATAAGAATATGTTTGAATAAATGTTCACAAGCCTCAAAATTAAGTTTGCAAACTAATCTCAATCATTTCTTATGCATTGCTCCGTTGGATGTGCATTAAAATGGGTGTAgcaacattttttacaacaactCAATCATgcagtaaattattttttaaacttattttgaacgaaacttttattaaataagttttctttttaattttcataatctaaaatctttttttaaatagtaatcaATTAAGTTTATAGTCATCATTCACCAGCATGTTGTGGTGTAATTGGTAGATGTTCTGATAGTCACAAAGTCTCATCGTTTAAGAGTCTAAGATCACGGTTTGTTTATAAACATCATTTATCCTCAAGTCATTGATGTGTCTTTTGTAAGGATAAAATCGTGACAATTATCGAATACCTTAGCAGATAATACCTTAAATACGAGAGCTCCAACAATGCCACTTAAAGTCAGAACATTGACATTAAAAGAAGGATTTAGGTCACTCTTCTCccttaaataaatttcattatttagAGAGATTAATCCTTAACTTTTAACTAAGaatacctaattaaaaaaatgtttttagccattgattttaataattgaatttacTTCTCCTCATTTACACTAATTGCATTTTACCAAAATTGATCTGATAGAAGTTTTTTGAAAACAAGGACATAACCTAACCGAACTGGATGTCTAAATTAGTGCATTAGGCACGTCCACGTCTAAGTAAAAAATTCTCCTTTTTGTACAACTCTTCTTGAAAACTTCTTTGATATATTAATAGGATTTAGGCCACGTCCTCTATTTGGATTTTGGAGTTTAGTTCTTCATGGTATGTAAATTCGGCCTAActaatttcatttcaaatttaatgATTTCAATTCTAGAATTGAAGTGTTCCAAAATGACCTTAGGAAACAAGTTTTCTTTATTGCAAAGAAATATAAAAGGAACTGTGATCCTTAAATCTTAATGTCAAATGTTCATGGGCTGGAACAAGAGCAGAATGGCTATTAAAACAAATCTCCAAAAAGTGAATAGTGAAACTGCCGAATTGAATCTGCTGATGAATTTTACTTCTTGAACATTCATTGAAAGAGTGAAACATCTTCAAGGGACAGGGGTAAAGGGTTGACAACAAGTTCCAGCTAGACTGAACTTGATAGGAAAAAACATATATGTGCATGAAAACATGTCTAGTTAATTgagttaatataataaaaacgtTATTAATTACTAATTCACTGCATATACATTCCAAAATAAATAGGTAATATTGACTAATTAACTTGCAgttgatatattatatttgagTAATGATGCACATAGAGTGGAGTCAGTAGAAGTTTAGAATATTGGTGGGAGTAAAGTTTTGGAGCCAAGGACTATTCAACTGAGCCCAAAAGGTATCTTGGGTCCAATCCGAGAGCATAGGAAGCTGAAGGTCTGGCAGCTTCTCTTTCCCAAAAGGCATTTGAAGTGATGTGCCACAAGTGCTTTTGGTGTCTTTTAAGGTCAATTGGTTCgttgttttttcttgttttgacaCTACCATGTCTTCAGTTGTTTCAGACTCTTTCTTAAGAACATGCTGCAACAAGGGCAAGGGCAAGTTTTGCTCTTCCTGTGGGCTGCTAAAGGACATGGTGTCCGTGGAGGAAGGAGGAGAAGCAGGGGAATTATCAACCATTtgcttcttctctctctcttcctctagTGCTGCCCTTTGCTCCAGCACTTTCAACGAAGTTGCCTTTCGATATATCTTGCATAACACGATTTCCTGTACCCAAATATCACAATCATTAAATGGTTTATTTATATTAACTACTTTTAGTACCATTAATTTGTAATGTAATGTTAACTACTTGGAATTTAAAGACATACATTAAGTTGCATATTTCTTAGCTTTATTGTGAATGGAACAAAGGGGTTCATAAAAAGACCAAAAGGGTCCACACTAAATGTATTCACATCCTAGCCGTACAGAAAGTAACTATCGTTCTCTTTTCTGTCTCTTCTTGGAAACTTCCTTCCCTATTATTAACGATACACTTGTACCTAGGAAAACTACTGGTATTTTGAAAGAAGTTAAAAGTAACgaaataaacaaagaaaaaataggatATACAGTTAAGATGTCCTCCAATAAAATATTACTCCGACATTTTATGTCAATtaaacttataaataaatatacatactaatttaaagagtttaacttttatgttatgtttaaatCATTTGCATGACTTTCAagtaaaagtcaacaaaattaTTCTAATTACTCAAATTTGAATGAGAAATTACTTGACGCGCAAAGGAAAGATGGGGACATGAATATGTGATATGAAATACTCGTGGCAGgaatctaatttttttctcatcacagcagcctaaaaaataaaaaataaaaattgtaatagTTGATGTTGAGATAATAATATCATGTATATACCTTGGGTAGTTTGCAATTGTCAGGTAAACGGTACTCATTCATGACCCAATCGGTCTTGCATCCCCTAGGAGCTCTTCCCTGATAGAAAACCAGGGTCTTCCTTAACCCAATTATGCGCTTTGGATCAGATAAGGTAACTATTTTCCGGTCTGAACCGGTGGCTTTCCAGAACCCTTTTTCAGTGGTGCGGTTTGGCCTTCCACCGCTTCCATGTTTTTTGTCCCTTGGCACGAAGAAGTACCACTCTCTTTCCCCAACCTTTGCCAAacctaaaatatatatgtaacattgtcaaattaatgtccatgaatatatatattatattacatgCCATACCAATTAAGTGGCATGCACAAATCATAGACTAAAACAAAGACATGATTTgctttaactaattaaattgattgattacCAGGCAAATCCCATGGATCATGCTGATAGATGTTGAGGAAACCAATAACATCGTAACGAAGTTTCTTGCCAACAACCATGTTTTTGAGATAGAAATCCAGAAGCTCTTCTTCAGTTGGGTGGAATCGGAACCCTGGAAGTGTAATTTCACCACTCATGTTGCTCATGTCTTCCATGGTTGCCATATTAATCATCAGTATGCTTGCTTATGATCACTACGTACTGTTTAGCTAGTGCTACTATGCACTTTAcctactttttatttttctgcggAGGAACACAAAGTTAGTTGATATAAGATGAATATGTGACGTGAGGGTATTTATAAGGAATGGTTGGTTTCATAACTATGCTAaattgatgattttatttttattaaatatttatgtttggGCTATGACTTGGTCGTGGAGGCATAGGGGCACAAAAGTCTCTGTAAGAAATCTTGAAAGAAAATGGATTTGTAATTACGACTCTGCACATTATTACGAGATTTGTGTGGTGGGACCCACGCGGCTTGACAAAAAGTCTGCAGAGACTAAACTGTGGTGGGACATATAATTGTTATGGCTTGACCTGATTTTCTTTCGGTTTTGGACTTTTACTCGGAAATTCCTCTTACAAGATTCATGGCCATACTTTCTGTTCTTTAATTTCATCCATG encodes:
- the LOC100816770 gene encoding NAC domain-containing protein, with the protein product MINMATMEDMSNMSGEITLPGFRFHPTEEELLDFYLKNMVVGKKLRYDVIGFLNIYQHDPWDLPGLAKVGEREWYFFVPRDKKHGSGGRPNRTTEKGFWKATGSDRKIVTLSDPKRIIGLRKTLVFYQGRAPRGCKTDWVMNEYRLPDNCKLPKEIVLCKIYRKATSLKVLEQRAALEEEREKKQMVDNSPASPPSSTDTMSFSSPQEEQNLPLPLLQHVLKKESETTEDMVVSKQEKTTNQLTLKDTKSTCGTSLQMPFGKEKLPDLQLPMLSDWTQDTFWAQLNSPWLQNFTPTNILNFY